In the genome of Mycobacterium kansasii ATCC 12478, one region contains:
- a CDS encoding acyl-CoA dehydrogenase gives MGIALTDDHRELAEVARGFLTAQKARWAGRSLLDAAEEQRPPFWQQLVELGWLGLHIGEEHGGSGYGLPELVVVIEELGRAVAPGPFVPTVIASAVLANEGSAEQKARLLPGLIDGSVTAGVGLDGRVQVTDGVADGEAGVVLGAGLADLLLVAAGDDVLVLDRGREGVSIDVPENLDPTRRSGRVRLTKVSVSADDILAGARESALARARTLLAAEAVGGAADCVDAAVAYAKVRQQFGRTIATFQAVKHHCANMLVAVESGIAAVWDAARAASEDEEQFRLIAAVAAALAFPAYARNAELNIQVHGGIGFTWEHDAHLHLRRALVTAGVLGGDAPARNVFDRTAAGATRANSLDLPPEAEELRTRIRADAAEIAALDKKAQLDKLIETGYVMPHWPKPWGRAADAVEQLVIEEEFAKAGIKRPDYSITGWVILTLIQHGTAWQIERFVEKALRQEEIWCQLFSEPDAGSDAASVKTRAIRVDGGWKINGQKVWTSGAQYCARGLATVRTDPDVPKHAGITTVIIDMKSPGVEVRPLRQITGGSEFNEVFFNDVFVPDEDVVGAPNSGWTVARATLGNERVSIGGSGSFYEGLAAKLVQLAQRRADRLAGAEVRVGYFLAEDHALRLLNLRRAARSVEGAGPGPEGNVTKLKLAEHMIEGAALSAALLGPEIALLDGPGSVVGRMVMGARGMAIAGGTSEVTRNQIAERILGMPRDPLIN, from the coding sequence ATGGGTATCGCACTCACCGACGACCATCGTGAACTCGCCGAGGTAGCGCGCGGGTTTCTGACGGCCCAGAAGGCGCGTTGGGCGGGACGGTCACTGCTCGATGCGGCCGAGGAACAGCGACCGCCGTTCTGGCAGCAGCTGGTCGAACTCGGCTGGCTCGGCCTGCACATCGGCGAAGAGCATGGCGGTTCCGGCTACGGGCTGCCCGAACTCGTGGTGGTGATCGAAGAACTCGGCCGCGCGGTGGCGCCGGGACCGTTCGTGCCCACCGTCATCGCTTCGGCAGTGCTCGCCAACGAGGGCTCCGCCGAGCAGAAGGCCCGGCTGCTGCCGGGCCTGATCGACGGAAGCGTCACCGCGGGCGTGGGTCTCGACGGCCGGGTACAGGTCACCGACGGCGTCGCCGACGGCGAGGCCGGGGTGGTCCTGGGCGCCGGGCTGGCCGATCTGCTGCTGGTCGCGGCCGGGGACGACGTGCTGGTGCTCGACCGCGGCCGGGAGGGTGTGTCGATAGACGTGCCGGAAAACCTCGATCCCACCCGGCGTTCCGGGCGCGTTCGCCTGACCAAGGTGAGCGTCAGCGCCGACGACATCCTGGCGGGGGCACGCGAATCGGCGCTGGCGCGGGCACGGACGCTGCTTGCCGCCGAGGCGGTCGGCGGCGCGGCCGACTGCGTCGACGCCGCCGTCGCCTACGCCAAGGTGCGGCAGCAATTCGGCCGCACCATCGCGACTTTCCAAGCGGTCAAACATCATTGCGCCAACATGCTGGTGGCGGTGGAGTCCGGCATTGCCGCGGTGTGGGATGCCGCCCGAGCGGCATCCGAAGATGAAGAACAGTTCCGTCTGATCGCGGCGGTGGCCGCGGCGCTGGCGTTTCCGGCCTATGCGCGCAACGCCGAGCTCAACATCCAGGTGCACGGCGGCATCGGCTTCACCTGGGAGCACGATGCCCATCTGCACCTGCGCCGGGCGCTGGTGACCGCTGGAGTTCTGGGCGGAGACGCGCCGGCCCGCAATGTTTTCGATCGCACCGCGGCCGGGGCCACCCGAGCCAACAGCCTGGACCTGCCGCCCGAGGCCGAAGAGTTGCGCACCCGGATCCGCGCCGACGCCGCCGAGATCGCGGCACTGGACAAAAAGGCGCAACTGGACAAGCTGATCGAGACCGGGTACGTGATGCCGCACTGGCCCAAACCGTGGGGCCGCGCTGCGGATGCGGTAGAGCAGTTGGTAATCGAGGAGGAGTTCGCCAAGGCCGGCATCAAACGCCCGGACTACTCGATCACCGGCTGGGTGATCCTGACCCTGATACAGCATGGAACAGCTTGGCAAATCGAAAGATTCGTGGAGAAGGCGCTGCGCCAGGAAGAAATCTGGTGCCAGTTGTTCTCCGAGCCCGACGCCGGCTCGGACGCGGCATCGGTCAAGACCCGCGCCATCCGGGTGGACGGCGGCTGGAAGATCAACGGGCAGAAGGTGTGGACCAGCGGGGCACAGTATTGCGCCCGCGGCCTGGCCACCGTGCGCACCGACCCGGACGTCCCCAAGCACGCCGGCATCACCACGGTGATCATCGACATGAAATCGCCCGGCGTCGAGGTGCGCCCGCTGCGACAGATCACCGGCGGCTCGGAATTCAACGAGGTGTTCTTCAACGACGTGTTCGTCCCCGACGAGGACGTCGTCGGAGCGCCCAACTCCGGGTGGACGGTCGCGCGGGCGACCCTGGGCAACGAGCGAGTCAGTATCGGCGGCAGTGGGTCGTTCTACGAAGGGCTGGCAGCCAAACTGGTGCAGCTGGCCCAACGGAGAGCAGATCGGTTGGCGGGAGCCGAGGTTCGGGTCGGATACTTCCTGGCCGAAGATCACGCGCTACGGCTGCTGAATCTGCGTCGCGCGGCGCGCAGCGTCGAAGGTGCGGGCCCGGGACCGGAGGGCAATGTCACCAAACTGAAGCTGGCAGAGCACATGATCGAAGGCGCGGCCCTCTCGGCGGCATTGCTGGGGCCCGAGATTGCGCTGCTCGACGGTCCCGGTTCGGTGGTCGGCCGGATGGTCATGGGCGCGCGCGGCATGGCGATCGCGGGGGGCACCTCCGAGGTGACCCGCAATCAGATCGCCGAGCGGATTCTCGGCATGCCGCGCGACCCGTTGATCAACTAG
- a CDS encoding SDR family NAD(P)-dependent oxidoreductase → MEISGKKVVVIGGASGMGRATAELLAERGAHVAVLDRENSDGKAVAEGLGGGFYPVDVTDFTGTEETLQTAVDNLGGLHVAVTTAGGGIAKRTLTKSGPHDLESFQSVIDLNLIATFNISRLAAAHMAKNEPEDPETGERGVIINTASIAAFEGQIGQVAYTAAKAAIAGMCLTMARDLGSMGIRVLAIAPSLFLTGLTAMVPDEMAAQLTKDAAFPKRMGRPIEYAKLAAAIVDNPMLNGQCIRLDAGQRFAPK, encoded by the coding sequence ATGGAGATCAGCGGCAAGAAGGTCGTGGTCATCGGCGGTGCGTCGGGGATGGGTCGTGCCACCGCCGAGTTGCTGGCCGAACGTGGCGCGCACGTCGCGGTGCTCGACCGCGAGAACTCCGACGGCAAGGCCGTTGCCGAAGGGCTCGGCGGCGGGTTCTACCCGGTCGACGTCACCGATTTCACCGGAACTGAGGAGACCCTGCAAACGGCGGTCGACAACCTCGGCGGCCTGCATGTCGCGGTGACGACGGCGGGCGGCGGCATCGCCAAGCGGACCCTGACCAAATCCGGCCCCCACGACCTCGAATCCTTCCAGTCGGTCATCGATCTCAACCTCATCGCCACCTTCAACATCAGCCGCTTGGCCGCCGCGCACATGGCCAAGAACGAGCCGGAAGATCCCGAAACGGGTGAGCGCGGCGTCATCATCAACACCGCATCCATCGCGGCGTTCGAGGGCCAGATCGGGCAGGTCGCCTACACCGCCGCCAAGGCCGCGATCGCCGGCATGTGCCTGACCATGGCCCGTGATCTGGGTTCGATGGGAATCCGGGTGCTGGCCATCGCGCCGAGCCTGTTCCTGACCGGTCTGACCGCCATGGTTCCCGACGAGATGGCGGCCCAGCTGACCAAGGACGCGGCCTTCCCGAAGCGGATGGGCCGGCCCATCGAGTACGCAAAGCTGGCGGCGGCCATCGTGGACAACCCGATGCTCAACGGCCAGTGCATCCGCCTGGACGCCGGCCAGCGGTTCGCGCCCAAGTAA
- a CDS encoding FadR/GntR family transcriptional regulator, translating into MSVDPEAARTGKRAAQIARCIEAEIVRRGWPIGASLGSEAALQQRYGASRSVLREAVRLVEHHQVARMRRGPNGGLIVCAPDAGPATRAVVIYLEYRGTTLDDLLDARLVLEPLAAALAAEQIDEAGIERLRAVLSAEQQRPGLPAARDEFHVALAQQSKNPVLQLFIEVSMRLTRRFALSSRTDSATEALEALDRLHDDHSGIAAAVTAGDSARAKALSERHVQAVTAWLQQHRRGDRSGRARPRQVRRLDPEAPRGKLAEVLAAAIADDIAASGWQVDAVFGTEAALLERYRVSRAVLREAVRLLEYHTIAHMRRGPGGGLVVTRPQAQASIDTIALYLQYRKPSREDLGRVGDAIEIANVAKVVQLRNEPEVAAMLDTLNPSMDFAAGEAAGEMRKAAAEEFRFHIGLAQLAGNALLDLFLRIIGELVRRHWSSTGGQPPAAADVVAVEHAHLRILQAIRAGDDSLARYRIRRHLDAATTWWL; encoded by the coding sequence TTGAGTGTAGATCCAGAGGCGGCGCGCACCGGCAAGCGAGCGGCGCAGATCGCCCGCTGCATCGAGGCCGAGATCGTGCGCCGCGGCTGGCCCATCGGGGCGTCGCTGGGTTCGGAAGCGGCTCTGCAACAGCGATACGGGGCCAGCCGGTCGGTGCTGCGCGAAGCCGTCCGGCTCGTCGAGCACCATCAGGTGGCCCGGATGCGTCGCGGACCCAACGGCGGCCTGATCGTCTGCGCACCCGATGCCGGACCGGCGACCCGCGCCGTCGTCATCTATCTCGAATACCGGGGCACCACCCTGGACGACCTGCTCGACGCACGTCTGGTGCTCGAGCCGCTGGCCGCCGCTCTCGCCGCCGAACAGATCGACGAAGCCGGAATCGAGCGGCTGCGGGCGGTGTTGAGTGCGGAGCAGCAGCGGCCGGGGTTGCCCGCCGCGCGCGACGAGTTCCATGTGGCGCTCGCACAGCAATCGAAAAACCCTGTGCTACAGCTGTTTATCGAAGTCTCGATGCGACTGACTAGGCGCTTCGCGCTGTCCTCGCGGACGGACTCGGCGACCGAGGCGCTGGAGGCGCTGGACCGGCTGCACGACGACCATTCGGGTATCGCCGCGGCCGTCACCGCCGGTGATTCCGCGCGCGCCAAAGCGCTCAGTGAGCGGCACGTGCAAGCGGTGACCGCCTGGCTGCAGCAGCATCGGCGCGGCGATCGGTCCGGGCGGGCAAGGCCCCGACAGGTACGGCGGCTGGACCCCGAGGCGCCCCGCGGCAAGCTGGCCGAAGTGCTGGCCGCCGCGATCGCCGACGATATCGCCGCCAGCGGTTGGCAGGTCGACGCGGTTTTCGGAACCGAGGCTGCGCTGCTGGAACGTTATCGCGTGAGCCGTGCGGTGCTGCGGGAAGCGGTACGGCTGCTGGAATACCACACGATCGCCCACATGCGCCGGGGGCCCGGCGGCGGGCTGGTCGTCACCCGGCCCCAGGCGCAGGCCAGCATCGACACCATCGCGCTGTACCTGCAGTACCGCAAGCCGAGCCGCGAAGACCTAGGCCGCGTGGGGGATGCGATCGAGATCGCCAACGTGGCGAAAGTCGTGCAGCTTCGTAACGAGCCCGAGGTGGCGGCCATGCTCGACACGCTGAACCCGTCCATGGATTTCGCCGCCGGTGAGGCAGCAGGTGAAATGCGTAAGGCCGCGGCCGAGGAATTCCGGTTCCATATCGGCCTGGCTCAGCTGGCCGGCAACGCGCTGCTGGACCTGTTTCTGCGGATAATCGGCGAACTCGTTCGCCGGCACTGGTCCAGCACCGGAGGGCAGCCACCGGCCGCAGCCGACGTTGTCGCCGTCGAACATGCACACCTGCGGATTCTGCAG
- a CDS encoding Zn-ribbon domain-containing OB-fold protein, giving the protein MSAQALRIEHCDSCGRWVHPATGECRGCGGPLVARPVSGRGTVFTYTVNYHPYNPDIPTPYVIALVELSEQSGLRVAANIVGCEPDSVTCGMPVELRPEQGSGGAPQFAPRT; this is encoded by the coding sequence GTGTCCGCCCAGGCTCTGCGCATCGAGCATTGTGACAGTTGTGGACGCTGGGTGCATCCGGCGACCGGTGAATGCCGCGGCTGCGGAGGGCCGCTGGTGGCACGGCCGGTGTCCGGGCGCGGCACCGTGTTCACCTACACGGTCAACTACCACCCGTACAACCCGGACATCCCGACCCCCTATGTGATTGCCCTGGTGGAACTCAGCGAACAGAGCGGGCTACGCGTTGCCGCCAATATCGTTGGGTGTGAACCGGATTCGGTGACATGCGGAATGCCCGTCGAACTCCGGCCGGAGCAGGGTTCCGGCGGGGCCCCGCAGTTCGCGCCCCGCACCTAG
- a CDS encoding thiolase family protein, with translation MNYFEKNAILSGLGISRIGRRTGIPGLELTMEAVRAAINDAGLVTADIDGIATLGDTPAADVNAELRIDAGDCGSGFGTGGLLSPVMSACRAVAERRARHVVVYRTIQMLGGTVPVKPQDDAPAPPLARMLDVPEGAPRPVVGPMDDITDLIAAHAYSAANWLALNCRRHMELYGTTKEQLGWIALNGRRNAASNPLAVYREPMTMADYLGARPVSTPFGLLDCDVPIDGSIAVVVSSAGYARDCPHRAVAVEAIGGSDGAGGWFHRDDYPKMAMSDAAAQMWSRTELTPADLEVAQLYDGFTFLTIAWLEALGICADGGAGPFVEGGARIARDGELPLNTYGGQLSAGRMHGYWALHEGCLQLRGEAGERQVAQRPEVGVVSVGGGPVAGCMLLTC, from the coding sequence GTGAACTATTTCGAGAAGAACGCGATCCTGTCCGGCCTGGGCATCTCGCGCATCGGCCGGCGCACCGGCATTCCGGGGCTCGAGTTGACCATGGAAGCGGTGCGGGCCGCCATCAACGACGCCGGCCTGGTCACGGCCGACATCGACGGAATCGCGACCCTGGGCGACACTCCTGCTGCCGACGTCAACGCCGAGTTGCGGATCGATGCCGGGGATTGCGGATCCGGTTTCGGCACGGGCGGGCTGCTGAGTCCGGTGATGTCGGCGTGCCGGGCGGTGGCCGAGCGGCGCGCCCGCCACGTGGTGGTCTATCGGACCATCCAGATGCTGGGCGGTACGGTCCCGGTGAAGCCGCAGGACGATGCGCCGGCCCCGCCGCTGGCGCGGATGCTGGACGTCCCCGAAGGCGCCCCGCGCCCCGTCGTCGGGCCGATGGACGACATCACCGATCTCATTGCCGCACATGCCTATTCGGCGGCAAACTGGCTGGCGCTGAATTGCCGCCGGCACATGGAGCTCTACGGAACCACCAAGGAGCAGCTGGGCTGGATCGCCCTCAACGGCCGGCGCAACGCGGCGTCGAATCCGCTGGCGGTCTACCGCGAACCGATGACGATGGCCGACTATCTGGGTGCGCGGCCGGTGTCGACGCCATTCGGCCTGCTGGATTGCGATGTGCCCATTGACGGTTCCATCGCCGTGGTGGTCTCGAGCGCCGGGTATGCCCGCGATTGCCCGCACCGGGCCGTGGCGGTCGAGGCGATCGGTGGATCCGACGGCGCCGGCGGATGGTTTCATCGCGACGACTATCCCAAGATGGCGATGTCGGACGCGGCGGCGCAGATGTGGTCGCGGACCGAACTGACACCGGCCGACCTGGAGGTCGCCCAGCTGTACGACGGCTTTACGTTCCTGACCATCGCCTGGCTGGAGGCGTTGGGTATCTGCGCCGATGGCGGCGCCGGCCCGTTCGTCGAGGGCGGGGCGCGGATCGCCCGTGACGGGGAGCTGCCGTTGAACACCTACGGAGGCCAACTTTCGGCCGGGCGCATGCACGGCTACTGGGCGTTGCACGAGGGGTGTTTGCAGCTGCGCGGCGAGGCGGGGGAGCGTCAGGTGGCCCAGCGCCCGGAGGTCGGCGTGGTGTCCGTGGGCGGGGGGCCGGTGGCGGGATGCATGCTGCTGACATGCTGA